The Arachis duranensis cultivar V14167 chromosome 2, aradu.V14167.gnm2.J7QH, whole genome shotgun sequence genome has a window encoding:
- the LOC107473949 gene encoding uncharacterized protein LOC107473949, translated as MPWHHLCNKAKVVFEDSSPDWVNPGKPVTLEHMVHTSLAQQLRRPHIGRHRAQQEVHQEEYHQGDYQQEEQHNPANLNMSHILHAIEDLEMKHMEGQEQILAMQSKWIKQQEEWQKQHMEQQQSNIHTSLKPYTNVLNEGRQLHREEFSVNTQARLSYMSDNMHHLHYAIPTYEEVQKGFVEREEGKVKQQKETLKKKMEDAAFWKKLLGKGKGSGSTSTQEKHQEDKHGGEHEQPHE; from the exons atgccttggcatcacttGTGCAACAAGGCTAAGGTAGTATTTGAGGACAGCAGTCCAGACTGGGTGAACCCAGGGAAGCCGGTCACACTTGAGCACATGGTCCATACCTCACTTGCTCAACAACTAAGAAGGCCACATATAGGAAGGCACAGAGCCCAGCAAGAAGTTCATCAAGAGGAGTATCATCAGGGAGATTACCAACAAGAAGAGCAACACAACCCGGCCAACCTCAATATGAGTCATATCTTACATGCCATTGAGGATTTGGAGATGAAACATATGGAGGGACAAGAGCAAATACTTGCCATGCAGTCcaaatggattaagcaacaagaAGAGTGGCAGAAACAACACATGGAGCAGCAACAGAGCAATATTCACACCTCACTCAAGCCATACACCAA CGTGCTGAATGAAGGAAGGCAGTTGCATAGAGAGGAATTCAGTGTAAACACTCAAGCCAGATTGAGTTACATGTCAGATAATATGCACCACCTACATTATGCCATTCCCACCTATGAGGAGGTCCAAAAAGGGTTTGTTGAACGAGAAGAAGGGAAGGTAAAACAGCAGAAGGAAACTctgaagaaaaagatggaagATGCTGCGTTCTGGAAGAAACTACTTGGAAAAGGCAAAGGGAGTGGGAGCACAAGCACTCAAGAAAAGCACCAAGAGGACAAGCATGGAGGGGAGCATGAGCAACCAcatgagtaa